CAGTGTAACGTGAGTTTATCAGTGATGAACCTGTGCAgcgtctctgctcctcctctgtttttcatgtgttcatgtgtgttcatgtgttcacggtGAGCTCACTGTGTCACAGACTCAGCAGACCATGTCGTCGTTTCCAGCTGCTGCAAATAAAACTGTGTTAAATTTAACTTCACCTCAGGCTTCAGCAGCGACGTCTGAACCCACAGGAATGACTGTGAACTGAggctttttcacttttcatttaaccctcactgagagagagacagggagagagacagggagagagggggagaggggggcaGCTGATCTCAGCTGAGCACTGATCACTTCTCTGGGGTGTTTGGTCGTGAGAATGTGGGGGTTGTAGTGAGGaatgctgccacacacacacacacacacacacagtctcatgTCAGATTCTTCGTCATCTCAATCCAAAAATCCACTATTTTGCAAATTTCCAATCCTTTAAATGGattttccatctgtgtgtgagtgcctttctctctgtctgtctgtctgtctgtctgtctctctctctctctctctctctctctgaacagcCTCTCTTTGTGGACACAGGAAGTTTGGTGACGGTCACAGACGTTtaacaaaaacagcacaggGTTCATTCAGCATTCAACAAATATTTACACCCCCAACTGGTGAAGAGTTGAACTACACTGAGAATAAACTCactattaatgataataattacgTTTATATAGTAAAACATAGGCCTTGGAACAatttatcattttcaaacagAAAATTGCAGTTTTATAGGTTCTCATCCTAAGTTCCTAAGCTGTAAGTAAAAACTTACAGCACTGGAGATATTGAACTGTAGTTTGCAACTAAAATTTAAATCTACATGTTGAGTTCCAGTGTTATAACTGCTTTGTTTACTTTCTCAGGATTTCGCAAACGTAGTAATAAAATTATGCAGTAAAAACTACAAGTTGCGAAGTAAAAATTTACTTCCCAATTTTACGAGAAAAAAGTCACAAcatacaagaaaaaagtcaaacttgtacgagaaaaagtcacaattttacgagaaaaagacacaattttacgagaaaaagacacaattttacgagaaaaaagtcaaagttttacgataaaaagtcacaattttacgagaaaaagacaaaattttacgagaaaaaagtcaaacttttacgataaaaagtcacatttttacgAGAAGAAATGTCACAATTTTACAGGAAAAGGCCAAAATTTAACAAGAAAAAGCCAcaattttacaagaaaaaaattcataatttatgagaaaaaaagttaaaattttaCGAGAAAGGTCTTTTCACTGACCTGgtatctgtccgtctgtctgtctctcctgtcaCAGGAAGTCGTCCGACCGTCCAGTACGTGGCGTCGCTGTGTGAACTCCCTCAGGCTCTGCAGTCGTACTACACGCAGGGTTACGTCCTGACTGCGCTGCATCCCATAATACTGTCTGTGGGCCGGACTCGCTCGCTGCCGTTCAGTCTGCTGTACCGCGCCGTCCTGGCCCGACCCAGacccaggtacacacacacacagacacagacaaaaacaaactttgtgtatatatgtgtgtgtgtgtgtgtgttataaagtgaatgttgatgtttgtgtgcagtCGACAGACGGCGTCCATGTGTCACAGCGTCCCCGTCCTCAGGGTGGAGGAGTGGCCTCTGCCTGGAGAGTCACTGACGGGCGACACGGTCCGAGCGCTCATCGACCGGGTCAGTGGTGTTACCTTTTTTATTAGATGCATTCTGAAAtgtcaccactagatgtcactaaatcctTCATTCAAAGTCCTGCAAAGATTTACGATAATTAAatagattattgttattattattatttatttatttattatttagaatgaataatattatcatattattaatGTCGTGCTgatagttttgtgtgtttttttcccgtCAGGTGAACAGCAGCGCTCGAGGGGGCGTTCGTTTCGTGGGCTCCGTCCTCCAGCAGGTGAGCGGGGTCGCGAACGGCAGGATGCACAGTCCGAAGAGAGGCTGTCGCTCGCCGCCGCGCACACCACCGCGTACGCCGCCTGGAGACGGAGAGCAGGAGGACATGAGCGCGTACAGTCCTGGAGACCTGAGGTTACTGGTCTTCTTCCACTCATGGGCTCCGGGCTGCGCTCCTCTGGACTCGCTGGCCTGTCAgtaccaccagggggcgctctcCATGCGCGTGTCCAGGAAGGGTCAGGTGGTCAGCGCGCTGGAGGCTGACTGGCTGGAGCTGACCGCCGCCTACTATCGCAGAGGCTGGTCTCTGGTGGACTCCTTCGTGTACTGGGACACGCCCAAAGGTCGGATTCCATTTTATTtcgtacacttttttttttgatgattttatttcagtatattttaaataaggtcataataagttattttaaataGACATGAACCTGGAGTTCAGCAGCAGTTCAACCAGTAACTCCATGTTTTTacctcctttttttaattaaaatctgactcagacatgaagaagaagaaaaaagaaaaatccagcaTCTGTCTCTTCCTGTTTTGGCTTCTTCGTTTTTTCCACTGCGTCTATATTTGgcgtcctcacttcctgttcctctgcAGACGtacacatcacatacacacgAGGTCTGGacgttaaatatacattcacgtgctaataataataataataataataatgatgtcacATAAACACTGTGAGCGCTGCAGGACGTTTCAGGTCAAAGTCGAGTTCAGTGTCtgaaggttttttaaaaaatcaacaGAAACAAAGATTTTTGTTTACGATTTCTCACTTTCTAGTGTTTAAGTGAAAGATTATGAAGAATACGTCAGTGTGCACATGTTCATTGTTTTATAATCCCACTAATGTGACCAGCTGTTGTGACATCAGTTAAGGGGATTAATGTTAAATCTGAGGGTCTGCGTATTTTTGTAGCAAAATTCCAGTTCTTacttactttgtttttttgacttctTTTGTCGAGTTGCAGCTGAAAAGTTTGAAATCATAATTAACACAGAACCTTACACACATGATTTGGATTAAATCCAACAAGTCATTGTTTAAGAGGCGTAATTTAACCTCAGACCTTATGTCACTGAGTCAGAATAACTGTAACAGCGACGcaaataactattattatagATTCAAGGGTTattttggtccagaaaatgtctcaaaaatattgttttgttttcacacaaaccTTAAAAATGACGACGtcctcaaatgtccacaaacaaGACGTTCAGTTTATTGGAAgagatttaagaagctgaaaccacaaaaacagaacttatattattgaattaataattgcaacaataaaaaagaaaacatgtcacaaaTCTGAAAATATAGCTAGCTAGCTTTTCCACACTGTAAAACCTTAACTTATAAGgatattcatttgtgtttgctaaagaaaacagaagaaaaagggTGAACTCATTTAAGCAACATTTCAAGAAATGATTTTCATAACTCCAACATGTTGCTAACATGTGTTAAATATAGCTCGCTAGCGTCTCCACACTTGACACAGTACTAGATGTTGCTAACATTACAAAAGACACTTTACTAATATCCACACTTACATATCTTAGTCTGTacaaatatgtgtatgtatttgcTAATGTATACAAAGGAAAAAGCTGTCACTAACATGTTGCTAACCTTAAGGTTAAATTATTGCTAGCTTCTCTACACTAAAATACCTTAGCTTACACACATATTCATCTGTATTTGCTCATTGATACAGAGGAAATGTTATTAGAAACATTCTCatttgttaaaaacatgttgctaacgttaaaaaaaccctctttaTTTACATGAAAATATAGCTAGCTTCTCTACACTTAAAAACCTTAGCTTTACCgatatttatgtgtttgctAATTTAAACAAGGAAAAAGGTGAAAATGGAACATTACAAGCAATGATTTTcataactttaaaacaaaacaaaaagcgaATTGATCTTAGCCTATATGGATATtaatctatgttttttttaactcatacAGAGGAAACAGGTGAACTAACGCATGGAATGTTACTTGAAACACGATTTacttaacttaaaaacatgttaaccACTTTATTAACGTTAAATATAGCTACTAGCATATAATATAGCATATTAAAGCATATTATAGAACTTAGCCTATACAGAGTTTTATCTGTTTTTGCTAATGTACACAGAGGGACAAATGTAGAAGaatcatcacttaaaaacaTGCTAATATTGCAAAAAACTGTTAATactaacattaaaataatgtgatgtttctgtgttttccaggCGAGCCGGTGCCGAGGTCTCTGGAGGGTTTGTTTGTGTACGAAGAGAGAAGCACGTCGCCTCCCGCCAACGACACCATCGTCGTAGAACAGTGGACGGTCATCGAGGTCGGTAACCATGGAGACACCCACATTCatgtaaaaatcacatttacgtgaatttaaaatgtttttttttatgtaaataaataaagggctCCAGCGTAAAGACGGACTACGGGCCGCTCCTGCACACGCTGGCCGAGTTTGGTTGGCTGCTCACGTGCGTGCTGCCCACGCCCATCATACGACACGACAGGTGAGTGCCACACCTTCCCGTTACCATGGTgacgtacatgtgtgtgtgtgtgttttcagactgtaactgtttgtgtgtgtgtgtgtgtgtgtgtgtgcgcagtgacGGGAACTTGGCCACAAAGCAGGTGGTGTTTCTGCAGCGGCCGGTCAGGAATCAAACTGCCGGACAACAGAGGAACCAGGTGAGACGACCACTCTGATGACCGCCATCTTAGAAATGAACCACaatgaagaggagaagagaggcgGAGCTTTTATACAAGTCGTgatatttagttgtgatatttagtggaaaaacatttagttttatatttatttagacCGAGTTTGAGACGTCCAGGGAAGAAGACGGAGCAGGACTGCTCTTTATACTGTGTCTTTAAGTCAGGGCAACACTGACACCTGGTGGATGAAATCACAACTGCACCTCACATAAAGTAAACCATAGTTGAGACTTTTTAACTCGAttgttttgaaattgaaatttcaATTGTGTGCTAAGATTATTTTCACCCTTGATTAATCTTCTGATAATTTCTcagattaattgagaaaaatattcacattcaagaaactGAAAACTCAGAAAATCACAATTCATTTAGGatttgattaattaataatcatCAAAATATGTAACATTAATCTGgttatgtattcattttttttacacatcttGAGGCAGACATGTTATATCTTATATCTTTAAATCTAAATATCTCTTAAACAGAATTAACTTCACCTACATTTTAGTGCGTAAACAAAGTAAACTAATCAATTCATTGCTGTGGttccacattttaaatctacTACACGGCCAATATTGAACTAAAGCCTGACATTTAAACGATTAATCccaaattaaattgaaatatggctgaaaaaaaaatcagatttccAGGAGCTGCTTTGGACAGAAATCCAAACAAAACTAATGAATTTAAagtaactgattaataatctaAGGATCTTTTCAACTACATATGtatcattgtgttttattgcagaCATGTTAGGTATTAcacctttaaattaaaacaacagtgtgtaaacaaactcaactaattaattaaatatcaaTTGTTGTGGCCTCACATTTAACATGTATTATACATTCATTAAACCAAACTAAATTGATATATGGGTCAGTAAAATCCCGAACCAATTATTATGGACATGAAAGTCGTCGAAAgggtcatttttaaaagaaaattcaagTTATCACGTGAACTGATACTCAGTCAGTACAGTTACTCTAAAGTACGACGTTacctctgtgactgtgatcgTCTCCAGGCTCTGTCTGTGCGCGGCGACGTGTCCGGCCGCTCGCTCGGCCGTCCCCTCGTCCCCACGGAGGACGTGTCTCCCGGCGCGGGAGGCATCGGCGGTTTCCCGGTGTTTGGGGGCGGGGATCCCGGCGCTCTGTCCCACCTGGAGGAGGGTGTGTTCGAGCAGGACGAGGGAAAGGCCGAGGTCACCTGCATGTGAGTGGGAGGAGTTTCTCCACTGCAACGCCAGGATGGTTAAACAGTGTTACAACAACGCAGATGAAACCACAGGAGGACGTCGTGATGAACTCTCCACAATCCTCACGTGGACCAACTCGgctgcactttttttattttattgaagcCATAATGAGGTTTTATGTAGAAGTGGATCTGCGTCACATTCCCCTCATCTGTTCAACACAAGAACATCCAGAATTTATGTTTCTTTCTGTTAATATAATAACATCGGATACGCAGCTTATCACGCAAACCTTTTTAATCCGGTGAGCAGTTttcttgttattgttgttgatgttttgctgCTTGTTGCTTCAGAGCGTAGACGGTACTGACGACTCGTGACGAGCCCTAAAGGTCGAAACTTTATAGTTtccagggagaaaaaaattaatAGTCTAGTTTTTATTACGGTTTAAATATAGTGTAAAGATTTTCTAAACCAGCACAAATGTTTCTATTGGTTAaggtcaatttaaaaaaaaatggagacgTGAAAAgggaaacttgttttttttaggacaaAATGATGTAAATATCTTAATATAATATGTGAGCGTTCATAACCATTTGTTTCAAATGATTTTCATGCACGTCACTGTATTTTTAAGAGGCAAAAGCACCTTTTTTATCCATTTTCCTCACGGATAAATCTCTTCTTTCCTTGTAAAATGCCCGTTTTCCAGTGCTGTTCACTTCAGTCAGGTATTTCTCTCAGACTTTACTTATCAGTATTCATTTTCCCCACCATTCTTTCTAAAGAAAAAGTTGtacatttcactttgtttgttgttattttattgtaataaacACGTATTTCCCATGATTCAACAGTGTTGTtcatcattaaattaaaaaaacaaacatcccaACATCCAAACTGAATaataggtctttttttttttattaacagacATCATGTAAATGTCAACAGTAACAAAATTTTTtagtccatttaaaaacaaaaaaaaagaagagaagaagaagtgggTTGGACTGAGAAGACTCCTCCCACGAAATAACTTAATGAGGGGGAAACGACGGGAGGTTGTGC
Above is a window of Solea senegalensis isolate Sse05_10M linkage group LG2, IFAPA_SoseM_1, whole genome shotgun sequence DNA encoding:
- the rftn2 gene encoding raftlin-2; protein product: MGCGLRKLEDPEDSSPGKIYSTLKRPQVETKADTVYEYVLLDFSLEGSRPTVQYVASLCELPQALQSYYTQGYVLTALHPIILSVGRTRSLPFSLLYRAVLARPRPSRQTASMCHSVPVLRVEEWPLPGESLTGDTVRALIDRVNSSARGGVRFVGSVLQQVSGVANGRMHSPKRGCRSPPRTPPRTPPGDGEQEDMSAYSPGDLRLLVFFHSWAPGCAPLDSLACQYHQGALSMRVSRKGQVVSALEADWLELTAAYYRRGWSLVDSFVYWDTPKGEPVPRSLEGLFVYEERSTSPPANDTIVVEQWTVIEGSSVKTDYGPLLHTLAEFGWLLTCVLPTPIIRHDSDGNLATKQVVFLQRPVRNQTAGQQRNQALSVRGDVSGRSLGRPLVPTEDVSPGAGGIGGFPVFGGGDPGALSHLEEGVFEQDEGKAEVTCM